The sequence GTTGACCAGGTAGACGTCGGGCGCATCGCTGGCGGTCACGCCGTATTCCTGCATCAGCAGGAAGACGCGTTCCATCCCCATGCCGAAGCCGCAGGCCGGCGTCGGCTTGCCGCCGAGCGTCTCGACCAGCGTGTCGTAGCGGCCGCCGGCGGCGATGGTGCCCTGGCTGCCGAGCCGGGTGGTCACCCACTCGAACACGCTGCGATTGTAGTAGTCGAGCCCGCGCACCAGCCGGGTGTTGAGGGTATAGGCCACGCCGGCGTCGCTCAGCCGCAGGCACAGACCGTCGTAGTGGGCGCGCGATTCGGCGCCGAGCACGTCGAACAGCTTGGGCGCGGCCTCGATCATGTCCTGCATGCGCGGGTTCTTGCTGTCGAGGATGCGCAGCGGATTGGCGTGCAGCCGGCGGCGCGCGTCCTCGTCCAGCAGCTCGGCATGCTGCTCGAAGTAGGCGATCAGGGTCTGGCGGTAGGCAGCGCGTTCGGCGGCGTCGCCGATGGTGTTGATCTGCAGCTCGACGTCGGCGATGCCGAGCGCCTGCCACAGCCGGGCCAGCATCACCATCAGCTCGGCGTCGACGTCCGGGCCGTCGTAGCCGAAGGCCTCGACGCCGACCTGGTGGAACTGGCGCTGGCGGCCCTTCTGCACGTTCTCGTGGCGGAACATCGGGCCCATGTACCACAGCCGCTGCGGGCCGTTGTAGGTGAGGCTGTGCTCGACCACGGCGCGCACGCAGCCGGCCGTGCCCTCGGGCCGCAGCGTCAGCTTGTCGCCGTTGAGCGCGTCGGTCCAGGAGTACATCTCCTTCTCGACGATGTCGGTGTGCTCGCCCACGCCGCGCACGTAGAGCCCGGTCGGCTCGACCATCGGCAGGTGGATGTAGCGGTAGCCGTACTGTGCCAGCACGCGGCTGGCGGTCTCCTCGAGCTTGCGCCACAGCGCGGTATCGCCGGGCAGGATGTCGTAGAAGCCCTTGATGCTTTGGAACTTGTCGGCCATCTGTATCGAACCTAAACCGCTTTCACGGGAATGATCTTGGGGAGTTCGGCGCCGGCGCGGCGCAGCTTGCCGCCCTCGGCGTAGTGTTCGCGCACGTAGCGCTCGACGATGGCCTGGAATTCCTCGGCGATGGCCTCGCCCTTGAGCGTCACCGTCTTCTGGCCGTCGACGAACACCGGCGCGACCGGCACCTCGCCGGTGCCGGGCAGGCTGATGCCGATGTTGGCCAGCTTGGATTCGCCGGGACCGTTGACCACGCAGCCCATCACCGCCACGTTGAGCGTCTCGACGCCCGGGTATTCGGCGCGCCAGACCGGCATCTGCTCGCGCAGGTAGCGCTGAATCTTCTGCGCCAGCTCCTGGAAGAAGGTCGAGGTGGTGCGGCCGCAGCCGGGGCAGGCGGTCACCAGCGGGGTGAACGAGCGGATGCCCATGGTCTGCAGGATTTCCTGCGCGACCACCACTTCCTTGGTGCGCGGCTCGCCCGGCTCGGGCGTCAGCGAGATGCGGATGGTGTCGCCGATGCCGTCCTGCAGCAGCACCGACAGGGCGGCGGTCGAGGCGACGATGCCCTTGGAGCCCATGCCGGCCTCGGTCAGGCCCAGGTGCAGCGGATAACGGCAACGGCCACCGAGGTCGCGGTAGACCTTGATCAGGTCCTGCACCGCGCTGACCTTGCACGAGATGATGATGCGGTCGGCCGGCAAGCCCAGCGCCTCGGCCTGCGCTGCGCTCTCGAGCGCCGACTGGATCAGCGCCTCGCGCATCAGCGCGTCGGCTGCCAGCGGTTCGGCCCGCTTGGCGTTCTCGTCCATCATGCGCGCCATCTTGGCCTGGTCGAGGCTGCCCCAGTTGACGCCGATGCGCACCGGCTTGCCGTACTGGATCGCCGCCTCGATCATCGCGGCGAACTGCTCGTCGCGCTTGCTGCCCTTGCCGACGTTGCCCGGGTTGATGCGGTACTTGGCCAGCGCGCGGGCGCAATCGGGATAGGCCGCCAGCAGCTTGTGGCCGTTGAAGTGGAAATCGCCCACCAGCGGCACGTTGCAGCCCATGGCGTCGAGCCGGCGGCGGATCTCGCCGACCTGGGCCGCCGCCTCGGGCGAATTGACGGTGATGCGCACCACTTCCGAACCGGCCTGCCACAGCTCGAACACCTGCTGGGCGGTGCCGGCAGCGTCGGCGGTATCGGTATTGGTCATCGACTGGACCACCACGGGCGCGTCGGAGCCGACCGGCACGTGGTCGATCATGACGCGGTGGGTGGGGCGGCGGGGAAGCAGGCTCATGCTCAGTTCAGCTCGAGATTGGCGACGTCGACCTTGGTGTAGGGCGCGAGGTCGGTGAGTTTGCCCTTGTAGTAGAGCTCGGTGTTCGGGCCATTGCCGATGCGGAGGCGATAGGGCGGCGTGCCGCCGACGGTGCGGGTCTGGCCGGCCAGCACCAGTTCGCCGAGCAGGCGCTTGCCGCTGGCGTCGGTGATCGAGACCCAGCTGTCCTGGCGGGCAAGGATGCGGATGTCGCCGGCGGCGGCCGGCGCGGGCGTCGGCGACGGCACGGTGGAAGGCACCGGGGTAGGCGCCGCAGGCACGGTGGTCGGCACCGGCGATGCCGCGGGTGTCGGCAATGCGGCGGGCGACGGCGCGAGGGTCGGCCCGTCCGCGCTGGCCGGGGTCGGCGCCACCGAGGTCGGGGCCGCATCGGCCAGGGCCGGAGCCGGGCTCGGAATAGGCGCCGGCAGCTCGATCGCCGGCGGCGTGCTCAGCGTGAGCTCGGGCTGGTAGCCGTTGCGCTGCAGCAGCCAGAAACCGCCGACCACCAGGCCGGCCAATACCATGCCGGCCAGCACCCACAGCAGGAAGGGCGGCGCGCCGCGCGCGCCGCCGGGCCGCAGGATCGGCATCGCGTCGTCGTGGATGCGCGGCAATGCGGCCTGCTGCGGCTCGACCGGCAAGTGGCGTTCGAGGTACTGCACCAGCGGCTGGGCATCGATCTTGAGGAAGCGCGCGTAATTGCGCACGAAGCCGCGCACGAAGGTATTGCCCGGCAGCGCGCCGTAGTCGTCGGCTTCGAGCGCCTCGATCTGGCGGCGCGACAGCTTGAGCTCGCCGGCGACCTCCTCGAGCGACAGGCCGGCCTCCTTGCGATGGGCCGCCAGGATGGCGCCAGGCGTCGGCGAGGCGGCCGCGACGGCTGCGGTGGGAGCGATGGCTGGGTCTGAGGAAAGATCAGGCGTCATGCCGGCACGACTCGGTTGGAGCGGAAAAGGGGGATCGATCGGGCGGTCCGCGGCATCAGTCGAACTGACCCGCGGCCAGGGCGCGCGCCTCGTCGCTGTCGGGGAAGCGGTTGCGCAGCTCCTTGGCGAAGCCGGCCTCGTTCTCGGCATTGCCGAGCCGGCGCTCGATGCGCAGGTTGAGCCAGACCGACTCGGCGGTCGGCGAAGTCAGCCGCGCCTGGCGCGACAGCAGCGTGCGGGCCGATTCGAGCTCGCCGCGACGGAAAGCCAGCCGGGCCAGGCCGTACAGCGTCTGCGGATTGTCGGGCAGCGCACGGTCGGCCTTCTTGAGGAAATCGTCGGCGGTGACGAAGTCGCCGGCCTTGAGCGCACACAGGCCGGCCTGCTGCAGCGATTTTTCCGGCGTGGAGTAGAGCGGATTGCGGATCGCCGCGACGAAATAGCGAATCGAATCGGCGGCGCGATTCAGCTTGTTGCAGAGGAACCAGCCGTAGTTATGGTTGGTGTCGGAATCACTGGGATCGAGCTCAAGCGCGCGGCGGAAGCTGCGGTCGGCCGTATCGAACTCGCGCAGATCCATGTAGATCAGGCCCTGCACGTTGTAGGCCAGCGCATAGTCGTTGCGCAGCGCCAGCGCGTTGCGGATCTCTTCCAGCGCCACGCCGTACTGGGCGCGCGCGTAATAGGCGGCGGCAAGCTCGGTGCGCAGCTTCACGACTTCCTGCCGCCGGTCGGCATCCTCGGCGCGCACCGCGACACCGGCCATGACGAACGACACGAAGACTACGAAGGCGATCAGTCCCGATTTCATGCCTACTCCCTGACGAGTTGAATTGCTTGCGTGGTCTTGCCCTCGGCGGCGAGGCGCAGCGTGCGGCGGGTCTTGTCCTTGACCTGGCCGGCCAGCTGGCCGCAGGCGGCGTCGATGTCGTCGCCGCGCGTCTTGCGCACCGTCACCACGTAGCCGGCCTGGATCAGGTGGTCGCGGAAGCGGCGGATCGCCTCGGGCCGTGACCGATCGTAGCCGGAATTGGGGAAGGGATTGAACGGGATCAGATTGAACTTGCACGGCACGTCGCGCACCAGCGCGACGAGCTGCTTGGCGTGCTCGAAGGTGTCGTTGACGCCGTCGAGCATCACGTATTCGAAGGTGACGAAATCGCGCGGCGCCTTTTCCAGATAACGCAGGCAGGCTGCCATCAATTCCTTCAGCGGGTACTTCTTGTTGATCGGCACGATCTCGTCGCGCAGCGCGTCGTTGGGCGCATGCAGCGACACGGCCAATGCCACCGGGCAGGCTTCGCGCAGCCGGTCCATGGCCGGCACCAGGCCGGAGGTCGACAGCGTGACGCGACGGCGCGACAGGCCGTAGGCGTGGTCGTCGAGCATCAGCCGCATGGCGGCCACCACGTTGTCGAAATTGGCGAGCGGCTCGCCCATGCCCATCATCACCACGTTGGAGACGATGCGGTCGCCCTTGGGATCGCGCCCGAGCGCCTTGTTGGCCCACCACAGCTGGCCGATGATCTCGGCGGTGCTGAGGTTGCGGTTGAAGCCCTGGCGGCCGGTCGAGCAGAAGGTGCATTCGAGCGCGCAGCCGACCTGGCTCGACACGCACAGCGTGCCGCGGTCGTCCTCGGGAATGAACACCGTCTCGACGCCGTTGCCGGTACCGACGTCGAGCAGCCACTTGCGGGTACCGTCCCCGCTGGCCTGCTCCATCATCAGCGCCGGCGGCGCGATCACGGCGTCGCGCGCGAGCTTCTCGCGCGTCGCCTTGGCGATGTCCGTCATCGCGCCGAAATCCGACTCGCCGAAGTGATGGATCCAGCGCATCAGCTGCTTGGCACGGAACGGCTTCTCGCCGCGCTCGGCAAGGAAGGCGGCGAAGCGTTCGGCGTCGAAATCGAGCAGGTTGACGGACATCGCGGCGAGCGGCTTAGCGGCCGTAGACTTCGGAAGCCGGGAAGAAGTAGGCGATCTCGATCGCGGCGTTCTCGAGGCTGTCCGAGCCGTGCACGGCGTTGGCGTCGATCGAATCGGCGAAATCGGCGCGGATGGTACCCTTCTCGGCCTTCTTCGGATCGGTCGCGCCCATCAGTTCGCGGTTCTTCAGCATGGCGTTCTCGCCTTCGAGCACCTGCACCACCACCGGGCCGGACACCATGAAGTCGACCAGGTCCTTGAAGAAGGGGCGCTCGCGGTGCACGGCGTAGAAGCCTTCGGCCTCGGCGCGCGACAGGTGCTTCATCTTGGCGGCGACGATCTTGAGGCCGGCGCCTTCGAAGCGCGAGTAGATCTGGCCGATCACGTTCTTGGCGACGGCATCGGGCTTGATGATGGAAAGGGTGCGTTCAACAGCCATGTAACACTCCAGATTTCGGTAAGGGACAAGGTTGGGATAAGTCGGTTTCACCGGCTGCAAGCGCGCTCGCACTGCGTCCACGCGGCTTGTCGGCGCAAAAATGACCGAATATTCTAACAGCTTTGCTGCTGCGACGCGCAAAAGCCATACCACGCCGCCGTACCGACCCGCCGCCCGAGAAGCGACCCTAATGAGCGCGATCCGCCCCAGCCCCAGTCGTCAGCCCCCACCGCCAAGCCCCGAGGAAGACCAGGAACAGCAGGAAATCCGCCAGCGCCTGCTGCAACGCCTCGCCATCGCCACCTGCCTGATCGTGGCGGTCGCCATCGCCATCATGCTGATCAACCGCTTCGAGGACGGCCAAGGCAGCGCCGTCGAGGGGCCGACCATCAATCCGCTGCAGGCCGAGCCGGCCACGCCGCCGCCGAGCCCGGCGCCAACGGCGGTTCCGACCGCGGACACAGCCACGCCGATTCCCTCGCCCGAACCGACACCGGCAACGCCGGCCGAGCCGTCGGCCATCCCGGCCGATCCGACGCCGGCCCCAGCCGGCACCGAAGCCCCGCCGAACGCCGCCGCAACCATGCCGGCCACGGGCACGCCCCAGCCGGCCGGCGCCTCGCCAAGTCCGACCGTCACCCCCAGGACCGCACAAGCCGGCTCCAAAGCCGCGCCTTTCGATCCCGACGGCGCCACCGTCGAGATCGTGCCGCCCGCACCGACGGCCGCAGCGGTCCGCCCCAGGCCAACCACCGCACCGTCCGCCAGCGCCGCCATCACGCCGGTGCCGCGCAGTCCGGCGCCCGCACCGGCCGCGACACCCGCACCGGCCACCGGCAGCCTAGTCCTGGCCCCGCCGCCGCGCAGCGCGACACCGCGCCCGAGCGCACCGAGCCCGGAGCAGACCATCACCGCGCTGGCGGCCGGCATCCTGCCGCCCGGCGCACGCGGCTTCACCGTGCAGGCCGGCGTATTCCAGAGCGCCGAGAACGCGGAAAAGCTGATCGGACAGCTGTCGTCGGCCGGCATCCCGGCGCGGCTCGAAACCCGCGTCCAGATCGGTCCGTTCAAGAACCGCGACGAGGCGAACCTGATGATGCGGCGGCTGCGTGAACTGGGCGTGACACCGATCCTGCAGGCCCCGACGCCCTGATTCCTACGCCACGCGCTCAGCGCGCCGGCCCAGGCAACAGCCAGGCCGGCGCATCGGGCCAGTCATCGGGCCGCCACTCGGGCCGCCAACCGGCCTCGACCTGGCACTCGGCCGCCACCGCCAGCCCCGCCACCGCCACCAGCCGATCGCCTTGCCACAGCAGCGGCCAGCGATCGCGCAGCCAGGGCGGCACGCCGGCCTCCTGCAACAAGTGTTTGACCGGCCGCCGCGGCCCGCCGCGCCGGAGCCGGATCGACTCCCCGCCCGCGCGCGGCCGCAATTCCAGCGCCTTGCGCCCCTCGGCCGCCAGCCCGAACGAAGCCGGACACCAAGTCAGCACGCCCCCCAACCCGGCAACGGCGCCGATTCCGCGTCGCTCAACCCCTGCGGCCCCGGCGGCAGCGGGCGCGCCTCGCCCAGCCACAGCTCGCCGCGATAGCGATGCACGGCGATGCCGCCCAAACGGAAACAGGGATTGGCGTCGGCGCGCGCCTCCAGCATCTGCTCGAGCAGCAGCGCCAGCTGGCGCTCGTCGGGACGCAGGCCGGCCCGCGCCAGGAACGCACGCAGCAGATTGCGTCGTCGCGCCGGCGTCAGCGGCTCGAAGCATGCCAAGGCGAGACGCGGCGACCAGCCGCCGGCATCGAGCTCGGCCAGCTCGTCGAGCAGCTGCGCCGCCTCGCCGAAATGCCGCGCCGCACGCGCCAGCGCCGCCGGCGCAGCAGGAAAGCGCGCCTCGAGCTCGGGCAGCACGCGCCGGCGCAAGTAGTTGCGGTCGTATTCGATCGACCGGTTGCTCTCGTCCTCGACCCAGCCCAGCCCATGCTGCTGCGCGTAAGCCAGCAGATCGGCGCGTGGCACGTCGAGCAGCGGACGCCAGACCCGGCTCAAGCCCAGCGGCCGCAGCGCCGGCATCGCCGCCGCCCCATGCACGCCGGCGCCGCGCGCCAGCCGGTAGAGCACCGTCTCGGCCTGGTCGTCGCGATGATGCGCGAGCGCCACCCGGTCGACGCCGAGCGCGGCGTAGGCCGCATAGCGCGCCGCGCGCGCACGCGCCTCCAGGCTGTCGCCGGCCGCGGCGTCGAGATCGGCGCGGCGCCAGGAAAACGGCACGCCGAGCCGCTCGCAGACCGCGGCGCAATGCGCCAGCCAGTCGTCGGCATGCGGACTCAGGCCATGGTGCAGATGGAAAGCGCTCAGAACGAACGGACGTTCGTCGCGCAGGCAGGCGAGCAGATGCAGCAGCACACTCGAATCGAGCCCGCCGGAAAAGCCGACCGCCACTTGCGTGGCGGCGGCGAGATCGGCCCCGGCCCGGGCCGAGAAATGACGGTAGAGCGCGTCCGCCTCAGTCGGCGGCGACTTCCTTGAACTTGCCATAGCTCATCAGGCGCTCGAAGCGGTGCTCGAGAAGGGCCGCGACCGGCTTGTCCTGCAGACCCTTCAACGCGTCCTGCAGCGCCTTGCGCAGCGACACCATCATGGCCTGCGGATCGCGGTGCGCGCCGCCGACCGGTTCGTTCACCACCTTGTCGACCAGGCCCAGCGTCTTGAGCCGGCCGGCGGTGATGCCGAGCGTCTCGGCCGCCTCGGGCGCCTTTTCCGAGCTCTTCCACAGGATCGAGGCACAACCCTCGGGCGAGATCACCGAGTAGGTCGCGTACTGCAGCATCTGCACCACGTCGCCGACCGCGATGGCCAGCGCGCCGCCGGAGCCGCCCTCGCCGATCACCGTCACCACCACCGGCACGCGCAGCTTGGTCATTTCGTACAGATTGCGGCCGATCGCCTCGGACTGGCCGCGCTCCTCGGCACCGATGCCGGGATAGGCGCCCGGCGTATCGACGAAGGTGAACACCGGCAGGCCGAACTTCTCGGCCAGCCGCATCAGGCGCAGCGCCTTGCGATAGCCCTCGGGCCGCGGCATGCCGAAGTTGCGGTACTGGCGGTCCTTGGTGTCGCGACCCTTCTGGTGGCCGATCACCATGCAGGCCTGGCCGTTGAGCCGGGCCAGCCCGCCGACGATGGCGGGATCATCGGCATAGGCGCGGTCGCCATGCAGCTCCTCGAAATCGGTGAAGATCTCGCGGACGTAGTCGAGGGTGTAGGGACGTTGCGGATGGCGGGCGACCTGCGAGATCTGCCACGGCGTGAGCTTGCCGTAGATGGTCTTGGTCAACTCCTGGCTTTTCTTGCGCAGATGATCGATTTCGACGGAGATGTCGACAGCCGAATCGTCCTGCACATAGCGGAGTTCTTCGATCTTGGTCTCGAGCTCCGCGATCGGCTGTTCAAAATCGAGAAAGGTGGTCTTCATGCTTGGGCGTGTCGCTGGCGCGATCCTCGAAACCCGCCGCCCCATGGCTGGATAAGCCACTCGGGCGTAACGGATTTCCTCTATGCAGTTGCACCGATGTCCGGCGAAATCGCGCCATTATGGCGAAACTCGGCCGCCCCGCAAGATTGACACACCGGATGTTCGAGCAGCCGTCCGGCTTTGGAATCCGGACCGATCCGCCGTTGAAGGCGCGCTATTCGTTGGTGAAGACGATCTCGGCGCGCACGCCGCCCTTCTGGATCGCGAGGCGGCTTCTGGCGTTGAGCACGATGGGCGAACGGGTGTTGGCCTGGATGCCGTCGCCGCCGCGCGTCAGGGTCAGCAGCATGACCAGGCCGTCGTCGCCGGAGAAACCGATCTTCTCGCACTCGGCATCGGACAGGGTCAGCTGGTAGTTGAGGCCCAGGAGCTGCGCGTCGATGACGCTGAACACCACCTCGGCGTCGTCGAGCGACTGCATCCACAGCACCTTGGGTTCGGCCACGTCTTCGTGCAGCAACTTGAAGCGCTGGCAGCGCTCGAAACCGGGCAGGCCGTCGGGGAACACAATCAGCGATTGCTCGTCGACATCGAGGGTACCGAAACGGGGCGTGACGACTTGCATGCTGGCCTGGCTCCTGGTTCAAGTTCTCCGGAATCTAGCCGAAATCATGCAGGACAGCCAAGCGCGACGCGCGCGCGAAAAATTTTTGCAATCACCGCTAAAGTTTTCTCCGCACTCGCCGATACCGCGTATAGCGTGGTATTAAAAGACAGGAAAATCGACCGGCCGCAGGCTGGCGAAAGGCTCATCATGAAGATCGACAATTCAGGCAAGCCGCTGAACACCTCGCTGTCGCGCACCGACACGCGCGGCGGCAAGACCGGCCAGGCCGAGACCGCATCGGCGCCCGAAGTCCGCGGCGACAGCGTCGAGATCAAGCCGTTCAGCGCCAAGCTGGCGTCGCTCGAGGCGAATCTGGCCAGCCAGCCCGTCATCGACGAGGCCAAGGTCGCCGAAATCCGCCAGGCGATCGCCGAGGGCCGTTTCACCGTGCGCGCCGACGCCATCGCCGACAAGCTGATGGCCAGCGTCAAGGAGCTGCTGTCGGGCAAGTCCTGACCGCAAGCACGCCGCAGACGAGGCATACTATGCAGCGCCGGCCGCCGGTTGATCCCGGCGCCGGCGTTTCGCTTTTCCGCACCGCCGACGCGAGGCCGCCATGCCCCCCCTTCCCCTGCTGGTCGTACTTCAGAATGAGCTGGCCGAGCTGCAGGCCTTCGTCGCCCTGCTCGAGCGCGAGCAGCGCGCGCTGGTCGCCAACACGCTGGCCGACCTGGTCGAGTTCGCCAAGGAGAAGGCTGCCCGCGCGCAGACGCTCGAGGCGCTGGCCAAGGAGCGCAAGCGGCTGTTCGAGGTCAACGGCGTCGAGCTGTCGCCCGATCCGCCGCACCCGCTGACCGGCGCCCGCCAGCTGCCGGCCGAGCATCTGCCGACGCTGGCCGCGCTGTGGCAGGAGCTGATCCAGAGCGCCCGCCAGGCCAGCGCGCTCAACCTGACCAACGGCCGGCTGATCGACACCCGCCAGCAGCAGAACCAGCAGCTGATGTCGATGCTGCAGGCGACCCACACCACCTCGCTGTCCTACGATGCCTACGGCCAGCCGCGCATGTCGCGGCCCGGCAGCTCGCTCGGCAAGGCCTGAGGCGGCCCTCATCCGGCCGGCGGGGACGACCCCGCCGCGCCTCTCCCGATCACGGGGACGACCCCACGACGACAAGGACGAGGCACGACCATGGCCTGGATTCTTCTTTTCTGCGCGGGACTGCTCGAAGTGGCGTGGGCAGTCGGTCTCAAATACACCGAGGGCTTCACCCGGCTGTGGCCCAGCGTCGGCACGCTGGCCGCGATGGCCGCCAGCCTTGCGCTGCTCGGCCTGGCCGTGCGCTCGCTGCCGCTCGGCACCGCCTATGCGATCTGGACCGGCATCGGCGCGGTCGGCACGGTGGCACTCGGTATCGCGCTGTTCGGCGAGGCCGCCACGCCGGCCCGGCTCGGCTGCGTCGCGCTGATCGTCGCCGGCATCGTCGGCCTCAAGCTGGTCGGCGACGGCCACTGAAACCGGCCGCAGCCATGAAAAAGCCCGTCGTTCGACGGGCTTTTTCTTTCGATCGGGCATAGCCGAACCACGCGGTCACGGCGCCGCCGGGATCGGCAGCGTGGCCGCCTCCTGCTCGTTGTCGGCCAGGATCTGGATGGTGACGCGCCGATTGCGCGCACGCGCCTCGGCGCTGGTACCGGGATCGACTGGCCGGTTGGCGGCGTAGCCCAGCGCGACCAGCCGCCTGGCGGCGACGCCGTTGGCCTCGAACAACCGCACCACGGTGCCGGCGCGCGAGGCCGACAGCTCCCAGTTGGACGGGAACTGGGCCGAGGCGATCGGCACATCGTCGGTATGACCCTCGATCTGCACCGGATTGATGCCGTTGGCGAGCTTGCGGGCGATGCCGGCCAGCGATTCGGCCGCGCGCGGATCGAGCGTGGCCGAGCCCACCGGGAACAGGAGGCTCGCGTTCACCTCGATCGCGACCCCTCGCGCGTTCTGGCTGACCTGCACCTGCCCCTCGTCGATCAATCCCTTGAGCGAACCCTGCAGATCGGTGGCGATGGCCTTCATCGCCGCCTCGCGCTCGTGCTTTTTCTTGAGCAACTCCTGCGCTTCGCGCCGGTCACGGAACGGCAGCGGAATCAGCGCCTGGTTGGCGCCGTTCGGGTCGTTCTTGAGCACCGCGTCGCTGGCCGGCTCGTTCTTGTTGAAGGCCGAGGTCAGCGCATTGGACAGCACCCGGTACTTGCCCTCGTTGACCTGCGAGATCGCGTACATCACCACGAAGAAGGCGAACAGCAGCGTGATGAAGTCCGCGTAGGACACCAGCCAGCGTTCGTGATTCTCGTGCTCTTCAACCCTGCGTTTGCGCGCCATGCGCCACCCCGGTCGTGAAACGGCCCGGCGATGCCGGGCCATGCTTGCAGCGGATGCCTGCCGCCGAACTTACTTTAGTTTGAATTCGAAGTAGCTGCCGAGCTTGGCGCCGGCGCTGGCGCCGATCGACTTGGCGAAGCGGTCGGCCCAGCTTTCGCGCGGCGTGAAGTCGACGATGTCGGCGGCCTTGATCACGTCGCGGGCGACCGAGTCGGCCGAGCCGTAGGCATCGGACAAGCCGAGCTCGACGCTCTTCTCGCCGCTCCAGACCAGGCCCGAGAACATGTCCGGCGTTTCCTTCAAGCGCTTGCCGCGGCCGTCGCGCACCACCTTGATGAATTGCTGGTGCACTTCTTCCAGCATCTGCTTGGCGTATTCGACCTGCTGCGGGTTCTGCGGCGAGAACGGATCGAGGAAGCCCTTGTTCTCGCCGGCGGTCAAGAGGCGGCGCTCGACGCCGAGCTTGTCCATCGCACCGGTGAAGCCGAAGCCGTCCATCAGCACGCCGATCGAGCCGACCAGGCTGGCCTTGTCGACGAAGATCTTGTCGGCCGCGGCGGCGACGTAATAGCCGCCCGAGGCGCAGATGTCGTCGACCACCACGTAGAGCGGGGTGTTCGGATAGAGCTTGCGCTGGCGGCGGATCTCGTCGGCGATCTGGCCGGCCTGCACCGGGCTGCCGCCGGGGCTGTTGATGCGCAGGATCACGCCGCGGGTGTTCTTGTCCTTGAAGGCTTCGCGCAACGCGCCGTTGATGTCGTCGGCGTTGGCCTGCTCGCCCGCCGCGATCACGCCGCGCAGATCGACCAGCGCGCTGTGCGGGCCGGCGGTGCGCCGGCCGGCTTCGGCGCCGCCGCTGCCGTGGCGCCAGGTGACGATGATGGCCAGCACCAGGAACAGCCAGGCGAAGCCGACGAAGCGGAAGAAGATGCTCCAGTTGCGACCCTTGCGCTGCTCCTTGAGCGCGGTCACCAGCATCTTTTCCAGGGTCTGGCGTTCCCAGTTCGGGTTCTGCTGCTCGTTCATGCGATTCCTCTATGGATGTATGCGTCGTCGGGCCGGCTCAGCGCGGCGGCGGCGCATCGGGCAGGAAGAACACGTCGCCGTCCTCCTCCACGACCGTCAGCTTGGTCAGCCGCGCGCCCTTGCAGGGCCCGCCCAGGCACAGCCCGGTGTCCGGCCTATAGTAAGCGCCGTGCGTCGCGCAGATCAAATAGCTGCGGGACAGATCGAAGAAGTCGCCCTCGTTGAAATCGAGCTCGATCGGGATATGGGCGCACTCGTTCAGGTAGCCGTGCACCCTCCCCGCCCAACGCACCACGAAGGCCGGTGCCGGCACCCCGCGCCACTCGGCCTGGAAGCGCTTGCCCAGGCCGCCGTCGGGCAATTCGTCGGCCGCGCAGATGCGCCACCTGCGCTCAGCCATAGTTGCGCAGCCAGAGGTCGAGATCGTGGAAGGCGTCGAACAGGCCCAGCGGCGACAGCGCCGCCAGCTCCGTCTTGGGATGCGCGCCGTAGGCCACGCCGAGCGCCGAGGTGCCTGCGTTGATCGCCATCTGCAGGTCGTGGGTGGTGTCGCCGATCATCACCGCGCGGTCGCGGGC is a genomic window of Chitinimonas koreensis containing:
- a CDS encoding SPOR domain-containing protein, with amino-acid sequence MSAIRPSPSRQPPPPSPEEDQEQQEIRQRLLQRLAIATCLIVAVAIAIMLINRFEDGQGSAVEGPTINPLQAEPATPPPSPAPTAVPTADTATPIPSPEPTPATPAEPSAIPADPTPAPAGTEAPPNAAATMPATGTPQPAGASPSPTVTPRTAQAGSKAAPFDPDGATVEIVPPAPTAAAVRPRPTTAPSASAAITPVPRSPAPAPAATPAPATGSLVLAPPPRSATPRPSAPSPEQTITALAAGILPPGARGFTVQAGVFQSAENAEKLIGQLSSAGIPARLETRVQIGPFKNRDEANLMMRRLRELGVTPILQAPTP
- the tilS gene encoding tRNA lysidine(34) synthetase TilS, which gives rise to MAGRGAPAAAGAAGVERRGIGAVAGLGGVLTWCPASFGLAAEGRKALELRPRAGGESIRLRRGGPRRPVKHLLQEAGVPPWLRDRWPLLWQGDRLVAVAGLAVAAECQVEAGWRPEWRPDDWPDAPAWLLPGPAR
- the tilS gene encoding tRNA lysidine(34) synthetase TilS yields the protein MASSRKSPPTEADALYRHFSARAGADLAAATQVAVGFSGGLDSSVLLHLLACLRDERPFVLSAFHLHHGLSPHADDWLAHCAAVCERLGVPFSWRRADLDAAAGDSLEARARAARYAAYAALGVDRVALAHHRDDQAETVLYRLARGAGVHGAAAMPALRPLGLSRVWRPLLDVPRADLLAYAQQHGLGWVEDESNRSIEYDRNYLRRRVLPELEARFPAAPAALARAARHFGEAAQLLDELAELDAGGWSPRLALACFEPLTPARRRNLLRAFLARAGLRPDERQLALLLEQMLEARADANPCFRLGGIAVHRYRGELWLGEARPLPPGPQGLSDAESAPLPGWGAC
- a CDS encoding acetyl-CoA carboxylase carboxyltransferase subunit alpha; its protein translation is MKTTFLDFEQPIAELETKIEELRYVQDDSAVDISVEIDHLRKKSQELTKTIYGKLTPWQISQVARHPQRPYTLDYVREIFTDFEELHGDRAYADDPAIVGGLARLNGQACMVIGHQKGRDTKDRQYRNFGMPRPEGYRKALRLMRLAEKFGLPVFTFVDTPGAYPGIGAEERGQSEAIGRNLYEMTKLRVPVVVTVIGEGGSGGALAIAVGDVVQMLQYATYSVISPEGCASILWKSSEKAPEAAETLGITAGRLKTLGLVDKVVNEPVGGAHRDPQAMMVSLRKALQDALKGLQDKPVAALLEHRFERLMSYGKFKEVAAD
- the fliW gene encoding flagellar assembly protein FliW, whose protein sequence is MQVVTPRFGTLDVDEQSLIVFPDGLPGFERCQRFKLLHEDVAEPKVLWMQSLDDAEVVFSVIDAQLLGLNYQLTLSDAECEKIGFSGDDGLVMLLTLTRGGDGIQANTRSPIVLNARSRLAIQKGGVRAEIVFTNE
- the flgM gene encoding flagellar biosynthesis anti-sigma factor FlgM; protein product: MKIDNSGKPLNTSLSRTDTRGGKTGQAETASAPEVRGDSVEIKPFSAKLASLEANLASQPVIDEAKVAEIRQAIAEGRFTVRADAIADKLMASVKELLSGKS
- a CDS encoding flagella synthesis protein FlgN, yielding MPPLPLLVVLQNELAELQAFVALLEREQRALVANTLADLVEFAKEKAARAQTLEALAKERKRLFEVNGVELSPDPPHPLTGARQLPAEHLPTLAALWQELIQSARQASALNLTNGRLIDTRQQQNQQLMSMLQATHTTSLSYDAYGQPRMSRPGSSLGKA
- the sugE gene encoding quaternary ammonium compound efflux SMR transporter SugE, whose product is MAWILLFCAGLLEVAWAVGLKYTEGFTRLWPSVGTLAAMAASLALLGLAVRSLPLGTAYAIWTGIGAVGTVALGIALFGEAATPARLGCVALIVAGIVGLKLVGDGH